CCCAGCTAATAGCATTATTAGTAGTCCAGTCACTCAGCTTTAAGTCTTAGAATTTTTCTTAAGTACTCCCTACTTACTCCTCTGCCAGTGACAAACATATCTGTATGCTATGTACAGTTGGACACTCGTTTTTGTGAATTCTCTCCAGTGTATGATATTGTAGCTGACATTGAGAGGAGTTACCTGTCTGAAGTGTGTTTATGTGTTTTAGCTCATCAAATCTTTAGGATAACTCTAAGATCTAGTTACTGTTATTAACACTTCTGTAGAGGAGGAATCCATGGCATAAAGACATTGATTTATCCAagattacacagctagtaagtggagaTTTAGTCTCCAGTGATCTGATTTTAGCAGACGCTCATAATTCTCTAAATGTTTCTCTCCTGTTTCCTACCATCACGGTTGCTCCAGGCCTTTCTTATACATGGCTTGGATTATTGTCAAAGCCTAAAGGATCTCTGCctactgttttcttctagaaccTGACCTTCCCTTCCCTACAAATGTGCAGTTAGTGTCAGAATTAGCATTCAAACCCCAACCTGTGTGCTTCAAGCAATACTGTTTCCACTGCCTAACACCTCCCTTCCTACTCCCTTCCTACTCATCTTTGTAGCTCCagaatttagcacagtgcctaacaTAAGGTAGGAGGAAACTCAGTAAGTTGTCACTCAATGAGTGTTGAATGATCCTACAGATGCTATagtttttctcttctgcaaattatcttttttttgtttgtttgtttgtttgtttgtttgaatcagCATTCCTTTTTGGGCAGGGGGAAGGCGGGGGTGCGGGAAGTGGTTAGGTTGtatttaatacagtattttttttttttttttttttttttttactgctgccATGTGGTGGGGGCTGCTGAGGAAGCAGTCGTAATGATGTGGCTGCTCCATTGGCAGGGTTTGGGGAGGTGCCAGGTAATTAGGCTACACATCCAGAAGGTGTCAGTAGAAGTACAGCCTCTTGTCAGACAGTAATCCTGCTTAATTGAGTAGGTAACATTTCTAATCTCCAAAACCATTTTGGTTAAAGGGACAAATACCGGTACTTTGCTTGTTTGATGAGAGCCCGGTTTGAAGAACATAAGAATGAAAAGGACATGGTGAAGGCCACCCAACTGCTGAGGGCGGCAGAGGAAGAATTCTGGCACAATCAGCATCCTCAGCCTTACATCTTCCCTGAGTCTCCAGGAGGCACCTCCTATGAGAGGTACGAGTGTTACAAGGTAGGTAAGCACTGCACTGGCGATCACCTTCCCAGAGGCACTTTCTCCTGTCCCAAACCTCAGCCCCCAGACCCACTTGCCTTCTTAGGGGCAGCTGGGCAAATTTCTTGGCCTGCCAGTtgtaaatacatttctgttttctggggtctgttttttctctctcaggtGACACTCAGGCTTATCTTTCTAAATTCAGCTCCAGGGTCTTACAGTGTCTTTCTGGCAAAGCAGAGTGCTAAATTACTTGGTATATAACTCCTGTGGGGATCTTAAAGGTAACCAATTCAGATTGGTGCTTAGTATTTCAGAGCAATTAGAGGGAACAGTTGCGCTCAGCATAAAGCTGCTGTGGGTATTGAGAGAATGCCGATCAGAGAGGAATGATGCTAGCTCTCTTGGGACTGACCTTGAGGCTTCTCAGCTCTCGGCTCTTGGAGGTGTTCTCCTTTATGTCGGTGCTGGCTCGTCCTCTGCTGTTCGTTGTGTAGTGCCAGAACAATCTGATGCTTGCAGCGGTTATAAAAATCCACTGTTGTGTTTGCCTTTTGCCTCTGGAGCAGGCCCCATAGGCGGCATGTCAGAAATTTCCTCTCCTGACAGGTTCCCGAGTGGTGCTTAGATGACTGGCATCCCTCCGAGAAGGCGATGTATCCTGATTACTTTGCCAAGAGAGAGCAGTGGAAGAAGCTGCAGAGGGAAAGCTGGGAGCGGGAGGTGAGTCTTCACTGCCTTTCACCACACGGCTTGGCCCCCATGGTCAGTGCCTGGAAGGGGCTCAGGTTTCATTACCCAGGTGCAGAGGTCCAGATTCCAGGTGTGACTGTCACTGGGGCCCCTTGCCTCTCAAATATACTTCCGTTTCCAAACGTGGTAAATGTAACATTTATAGCCTTCATGTGAATGGGAGACATTGTGTCACTGGTCTTTTTGGGTTTCCTGCTCTCTGGGTTtgcttttcccctccttctcagTCCCCTGCCTGACCTTGCTTCAACATCCCGTCCCTTAACTTTCCTTTCCAGCAGCACCTCGGACATTTTTCACTCGTGATGTCTGGTTTACGTTTTTAAAAGCTCAACTTTGTGGAATGAGAAGAATATATTGGAAAGGGTAAGAGGAGAAGTGGAGAGGCCAATTAGGGGTTGTTGCCGTTTGGTCAAAAGATGATGGCAACCAGCACCAGGGCCGATGCAGTGAATAGGGAAGGAAATAGATTCAGGGTATCATTTGGGGGACTGTGAAGGCTGACCGAATGGGGGTCCACAAGGGACAGGGAGGAATCAAGAATGAGTTCCACGTTTTCAGCTTTAATACCTGGAGTTTGTTGGTGGTTTATTgagataaagaagaggaaaaaatgggcacctgagtggctcagtcagttaagcatctgactcttgatttcggcccaggtcatgatctcagtggcATGGAATGGaagtccatgtcaggctctgtgctctgtggggcatctgcctctctgcccctccctccctctctctcaaataaacaaattaaaaaaaaaaaaataggtgtcaGGGGGACATGGCAagtgttgttttaaatttgttgtaTTTGAGAATCCTTTGCCACCAAGTGCAGGTGTCAGTAGGTGACTTTGGGTGTAGGAATCTGGAACTCAAAAGGAGAGATTTGAGCTCAAAACAAATTTGTGAATTACCTATTATTTCAAAGGCCACAGAAATGTAGGAGATcctcaagagagaaagagaagaaaagtcacAGGCGCTCCCACTGATGAAGGTGAGGAAAGGAGGCAGCCAAGCATGCAGCAAGGGAGACGGGTGACAGCGAATCCAAGAGAAAGTGTTTTAGAAATGGCTGGTCAGTGTTGGTCATCGCTAAATGGTGGAATAGGGTGAGGACTGGAGGTAACGCCCACAGATTGTGGCTGGAGGAAAGGCATTCGTGACCTTAACGAGAGCCTTTCTGTAAGGTTTAATCACGCTGGTAGGAGTgagcagaagggaagagagagaagatagctgttgggaaaggggaaggaatTCCTGAGAAGTTTCTCTGGAACAGTAACTGGAGGCCATGGCATTATTGtcttttaagataaataataatgGACGTGTGCTGAGATTTGGGGTGAGGGAGAAACTAAGTATTGAAGCAAGGTGGGACAGGTCAAGGAGCAAAGCTTTTGAGATGAGCATTGGGATCCCAAGCACATGTGGAGGCCTTTGAAGGGAGAACAGGTTCGTATTCTAGAAGTGTACGGAAGGTGCACAGAAATCCTGCTGGGCTAGAAGTTTTGGTGATGGAAAAGTGAGAGTACTATGTGATGGCATCTTTGTGTTAGCAAAGAGGAAGAGGCATGAAGTGGGTGAAGCCTGTTGGGAGAATGTGGAGAAGATGGAGTCATGGCAGAGGATGAGCTTGCTGGGAATAATAATAGGATTGCCAGGTAGCAGTGAAGGCCCACGTGAAGCTGGGAATAATTAATGTGTTGTGACGTTCGTTTGTTCTAgcattttttgtctttctagcTACCAGCTGTCTGGGTGCAAACAGGAAGGTGGATGGTGCCGTGTCCAGTGGAGCGAGTCGAGAGACTAGAGGCCATTCAGAAGGGAGTGATTGTCATGATGGGATCTAAGTGGGTAAAAGCAGGCACGGACACAGGAGCTGATGCAGAGAACAAGTTGGGTCAAAGAATCTGAATTGGCAGTTTCTGAGTTTCAAGAAGCATTTTCAAGGGGACATTTAAGCACATGAGCTGGAGAGGGGCTCTGTGGTTAGATGGtggaatttgagagagagagagagcatgtgagtgcaCGGGctcgaggggcagagggagagaatcctcaagcagagtcTCTGCTCAGCGCAGAGCCTAACACAAGGCTCgagcccaggagcctgagatcatgacctgagccaaagacagacgcttaactgactgagccacccagacacccgaTTCACAACTTTCAAAGTTATATGGTTTCTGGTGGTAAAATCCAGGATGTTGACTGCAGGAAGTCCTTGGCCAAGGTAGAGTGAAAGGAAAAGACCTATGACCAAGGAGGGCAGTGTTTGCTAAAAAATGTCTCATCTGGACACGGGAGGGGTGTTTATTCATGGAGAGCGGCAAGTTCATTCCCTGGGTGGTCCCTGATAACCACCACCTCTCCACAAAATAGTCCTTAACCTATTTCATCTCAGCGCTATTCAACAGCACATACGCTTGAGACTCAGGTCACCCACAATCCAGAATTGAGTTTTCTGGAGGAAGCTTTGGAAAGTCCTTGATCTGGTGAGAGGGTCTCTTACGTGTCCTCCTCTATCAGGACAGTGACAGTCTTGGAGAGCACTGGAACGGTGGTGGGGGGCAGTCTCCAGCAGAACAAAGCATATTTTCACATGTGACTTCCTGGTATTTCTTGTCCTGGTTACTATGTGAGGGGGGGCTTTAAAATGAGTATCTCTCTCTAGTATATATGAATTAAGGTTTCCTAATGGTGCTTTTAGAGAGCGCTCAAGtgagacagtatttttttttagagggaataGGTAGGAGACTGTAATGAAGGGAATTGTCAGTCGTACACGATGAGTAAGAGGCCGGGTGAGAAGGTATCTTAGCTTTGCTGTTTTAAGAATAGGAAAACctttaagaattgttttttatttttattttttaagattttacttatttattcatgagacccatacagagagagagagagaggcagagacacaggcagagggagaagcaggctccctcaggggagcctaatgtggggctggatcctggatctccaggatcacgccctgggccgaaggcaggcaccaaaccgctgagccacccagggaccccaagaaTTGCTTTTTAGAGTAAAACTGTGGGTATAAACATAATGcaagtatatataaaaaacactGCAGTGGTGAGGACCAGGAAGCATGTAAATGTGACACAGGCACAAAGATGATACCTCAGTGCAGCAGATTTTTCCAGTTGGTTCGACTCTAATTATTCCTCCATCACCCCTTTCTAGGTGAAGCAGCTGCAGGAAGAAACCCCGCATGGTGGTCCCACCACTGAAGCTTTGCCCCCAGCCCGAAAGGAAGGTGATTTGCCTCCCCTGTGGTGGCACATTGTGACCAGGCCCCGGGAGCGGCCCatgtagaggaagaggaagacacCGCACCAGCCAGCTTGCAAGTGAAATAAGTTACAGAACGTAACACACTTGCCCTAATAAAAATAACTCAACACGGTGTGACTGACGTGTCCTTCTGAGGCTTAGTGTGGTGCCGAGTGTCCTCTGCCCCAGTAAGTCCTGTTGGTGGCACGTGTTTTCAGGGATAACAGCAGAACCAGATACAAGACTTACTCTGAGATTTGTTTAAACTCTAGTTGAAGGCTCAGTGACTGGAGGGAATATGAAGTCAAGAGAAGGTATGCAAATATTGAGGACTTGAAATAAcctttttggttttctaaagaTGCCACGACTGAAATTTTAGTGTGATTATAAAAGGATAACTCTATAAGCAGCACACATTCGGGAAAATAAGCGTGAGGTTTATGGGCTTCCCTCAGGAGAGGGGACTTGGGGGTTGGGGTGAAACTGCTCTGGGACGCTTCTGTTAGAGGCAGTTTTCCAGCTCTGGGCCTCTACTGTAGCTTCTGTAGCTTGGATGGTCTGAGGACTGCCAGGTAAGGGAACTGTAGAACTCTGTCGTGTTGgaagaagtttctttaaaatgtggaGCCATTTTTAAAACCATCAGCCAAACCCACCTGGCTTTCAGTTGTTGATAACTCATTAGAATGGTGTTGAGACAGCTCATCACCACCATCCCAGAAGGAACATTCTGTGAGTTTCCTAAGTAAGCCCCAATCGGAATCTCAGTGCATCTAACAGCTGACGAAGACTTGTAACTGAATTTTAATAAGTCTTGACATTCAGGACTTTTTCTAGTGgttctttatttataatgtagGCTGAAGCAATTGTTACAAGGTAGAAGGGAGACACGTTACACAATTGTTATTTATACAAGTTTAGAACAAAAAAACTGCACAGGGAGAGGTCAACTCTCAGTACAAACTAGCAACTAAACCACAATAATTTACCTTTAGAAacgatttctttatttttagctgTGACACTGCTTTTACAATATGCAAAAACACAAACAGAACTACCCAAGGTGTGTTGTCACATTCTTTCTACATTGAATTTGgcaacattttatattaaatttattcagATTATTACTAACgtttaaaaactaaacaagtgAAAAGCTGTACCAAGGTACAGTTACATCCATTTATTTCAAAGGTTTAAAATACCACTTTTATCTATTGTAATTACCTTGCAGTGATTTCTGCTTTTGCAAAAACCATCTCAAGCATCATATGCACAATGCATCAGCTACTTTTAGTCATCAAGATTGGTGGGCTAAACCACAGGCACTACTGTTGCTTATATTCTGTAGAAGGAgcttgtttttcaaagaaaaaaaagcttaaatagTTTCTAATAATCATGCCTTTGCTTTAAAGCCATAACATAAAATGCCCTTGAGCAATCACAGCAGtgttaaatgttaatatatagaaCAGTGACTATACAGGTACGTTACTCTCACATCCAATGCAGTTATGTATTAAAGCATAAGGTTATGTAATTGAAGGTCAGAGCCAATAGAAACCTGCAAGGTCTGGGGGACCCACCAAGCCTCCTGTTCCTTCAAGAGGAACTGACCCGAGTGCTCAGGGGCTTGCTTGGTTTTTTCAAACACTGTTGTTGTCTCCAAACAAGATCCCTTTAAATCTACAAATCTCTGTTGGCTTTAGGGAACGGGCATTAGAACAAATTTAactttcacttaaaaaagaaaagacataaatcCATTCCAAAAAACATTAcctagaatacaaaaaaaaagggacaatATAGTGGTCGGATTCCCAGTGATGATAAATAAATCCTCCGCTCTTCAATGTTTGTTTGGTATGATGCCAATTAActgccatttattgaacagaagataagaaaaacaagCCCCCAGATCGGTAAACACATTGGCAAGTTGCTAGATTCCAAGCTGGTTACCCTTGTTAAATCCGCTTgagtttgttcaaaatatttgggctTTTCAACGCACCCAGCCTGCTGGGTACAGGTAAGTAAAAGGCATTTGCTATGTCTAAGAATTCCCtgctatcattttaaaatgttttttcacatttttaaaactgcctTACCCTTTTTGGATGTATCTGGATTCAATGCAAGTGGGTACAAGAGACGAGTAACtgaagtggggggggggtctAGGTCTACCTGGTGGCAGCAGCATGCACGGGATTGGAGGTGGGTGCTGTGTGCAGTCAGGAGGAATCGTGGGAGAAAGGAAGTCCTTAAACACCCTACAGAAACAAACACTGCAATCCAGTATGGCTTATTCGGATGCATTTACCATGAAGCTACTAGAAATTCAACCTACAAGGCTACTCTTAAATGTTAACAGGATCGGCTATGTTGACAGTGTGCCCCTCCCACGGCCCTCCCCCCAATCCCAACAGTCTACCATTTCCAGATTCACTTCTCACTGAATATTGCTCATCAGTTGTTAGGCCTGTTTTTCTCAGCCAGAACATACTAcatttaaatgaagattttttacCCCTTTATCCGTTTTGTTTGTACATTAAAATAACTTGAATTTGCTTCTAAGCCAGACTACTACAATGCATCTACAAAAgcttgcaggaaaaaaaagagagagaaattaaaaggcTGACTatagttatccttttttttctgaaattaactACTTTTGAGTTTCCCCTGccccaaccaccccccacccattatgcatttaaaattttacaaagactTGTAAAAAAGTTAAATGGAATTTGGCACCTTcagaaaaatcaaaagggaaactAAGATTAAAATGTGCAGAAAGAAAACTCGgtatttacaaattaaaagatCAAAGTTATGTCAGTTACGTATGTTGCTTTTAATTCTTATCTAAAGGTATCGAGTACTTTCAAAAGAGCTGTATTCTGAGTTGCCTACAAAATCTTTTGTTTGATTCTAGATTGGAATGGATCGAGACAAATTAGGTTTTATGAATTAAACAGTTCTTCCCCACTGGCAGCATTTCTTGGGAGCCTAAGAGAGCCTACGAGAAGCGGGGGGCGGAGCGGTCGTTCGTGGTGGTTTTCTTCAGTTTCACGCCCCTTCGGATGGCGTTCAGCATGTCTTCCCCTTGCGGAGTATCTCTCGGGCTCAGGTCTGCAGCGTCACTCTCCGGAATCTGGCCTGGGGAAGCGGTGGCACTTGAGGGATCCCTCTCCTGGTCTTCGGCCTCACTTTCTGGAATCGCCTGTCTGTGCTCCTCAGGGATACTTGGCTTCGGGCCTGGAAGAGGAGGGTTGACGGAGGCTTGGCCGCTCCACATTGAGGAGGGCATGCTGGTGACACCCGGGGGGCCCTCTCCCACAGAGGGCGACTCAGGGCTGTGCTCACCCCTCTCCTCTGGCCCATCCGGAGGTGCCGGCAACACCCCGGGGAGGTCTGGGACGGTTGGGGTCTTGACAGGGATCACGGGGGTCTTGATGGGGATGGGACCGGCTCCGATGGTCCCCCGGCGGACAGAAGGCTTGGTGGAAGGGGTCCGTCGGATGGTTGCAACCCCCGGGGTGACCATAGCAGGTCCGAGGGTGGTGGGGAGGCCAGCAGTGGAGGCTGGGCGCTTGGCCTGGAACATCCGCCGGTAAGACTGGCTGATGTCACTGTTTCTCGGAATGGTGGAGGACTTGTCAAACTCCTGCTGATCCGCCTCCTGGTCACCGCTTACGGAAAAGTAATCATAATCTGAAACTGAGGAGAAGATCCGATTAGGACCCTCCAAGGCAGCAGCTTTGCTTTTCGGTTCTTTTGTGTTGGAGGAACAAAAGGCACAGGACGCCAGGTGCTCTCCCCATGACCTCATCCCAAGCCGCCCCCCATCTCTGCACCATCCTCGAAGCCCTGGACACCCGAGAAGCTGCTGGCAGGAGCTCTGGCCCCCGATGTGCACCCTGGCACAGCGCGGGATGCCGCAGGCCCCTGCTCAACTACCGCAGGGCGGTGGGGCTTGCCACGCTGCCAGGCTTACTCCCTCCAAGCATCCCTGGAAGGGCGAAGCGGGGTGCACGGGCCAAGAAACCCCACACCCCCTCAGCTCCACAGTGGACATGAGAAGCCTCAGACACACTGTCACAGCCTTACCACCTCTCCTCTGCGAGTCGGGCCAAGGCCGAAAGAAGAATGGAGCTACTGGCAACGAGCCCCTGAAAACATCCACGAGGTGTATTTCCTCGCAAAAACTGGGGTCACGCGGGAGGCGGAAGCCTACAGCTTAACCATCTGAGAGCCGGTTGGTGAGCAGCAGCCATCCTGGCATACGGGCCAGGGCCGGGGCCGTGCTGTGTGTCACAGATGTCTAGCCGCATCCCTGACCATCtgttagatgccagtagcacccctccATGTGTGACCGTTGCTGACGTCCCCTAGACCGCAAAATATCCTTCCACTGAGACCCACTCAGTCCTAGGAGCTTTGACCGATGCGCCACAAATAGGTTTGGTCAACTCTGGCGGACGTGCTCTGCCTGGACTGCCGTGGGGCAGCAGTGAGGGGGGCACCAGCAACGGAGCATCTGGCTGCAACAGGTTCAGAGCCTGAGGCCTCAGACTCTTAACAGACCCGAGGTTCAGACCCAAGTCCTGCTCCTCCATTTGGGCAAGTTCCCGAGTGTCAGCGTCCCACGTGGAACACGAGGGTGAGAACGCTGGCCACGGAAGCGGCCGTGGAGGGTAAAAGGGAAAGCGACCTGGCCCAAACGGCCTTATCGTTCCCAGCACCGGAGTTCGCGCCAGGGGCTGCCCCGGACCCAGCTGGTGGTGCTCGGGGAACCCCAGGCTGCCTCGTACCTTGGGAGGGGATGGTGTCCTCAGAGCAGCACGGGGTGGTGGTCTGGGTGCTGTAGCCGCTGGAGCACTGAAGGGAGTCCCGGCTGCTCCTCTGGGTGTCCAGCTGGAGGCCCCGGGACAGGGCCAGTGCCAATTCCTCACAAGCCTCCATCTCCTCGCCAGGctgtgggtgggaggagagacacagacaagcCACCAGGACCATGAATCCCCCatcctgtgtccccagggccttTCCGCAGGTTTCTTCAAAGGGGACTCAGTATTACTCCTGTCCTCTTCCTGTGAACATTACCCAACTGTGGGTCCTACCCTAGGCTCTGGAAAGTTCTAAGGGTCTGATTTCAGGGCAAGGCTTTTTCCCGGGGTGGGGGACTTCTAACCAGTATGGAGCAGGGAGTTGTGGCAACGGTGCTCAGGTCCCCAGAGATGCCAGGCTGACTCAGCCACGCCCCTCCCCGCCGCGTTGCTGGCCACGTCTGGCCACCAGCCCAGTCTAGAGGGGTCCAACCGGCTGTAGAGAATAAAAGCGTCACCCTGGTGGCAGCTGACACGGTCATGCTCCGTGGCCTCTGGGCTTCCTCGGTAGCTGCGGGAGCGCCCCCCACAGCAGTGGGTCCTCCTCCATTGGGGTCCGGCTCCCGCTTCTCTTTGCGCCGCTGCAGGGTGTTCACCAGAGGCTGATCATAGGGTCCCGGCTTGGCCCAGTCCTAAGTGGAAGGAGGGTGGTCATGCGCCAGGCCCCCCGCTCCCACTCGGAGGACCCCTCCGGGGGAGCTCAGGCCAGGACGGGCCAGGAGGCCCTTCTGCGTCCTCAGCCGGCTCTAAGGGAAGGGAGTGGAAAATCCTTGGGGGGGCCCCGGGTACCTCCCCTTCCTCGTATCTGCCCAAAGATGGAAAACCCTCAACCAGGCAGGTGCCTACGGGCACTCCTAGTTGCCGGCCTCTAACGGCGGGCcagcggggtgggggcggcgccAGCCGGGGAGCACTCGGCCCAGGCCCCGCCTTCCCAGCTCTGGAGGGACCCGCTCTCCCGCCCGGCGGGTGGCCACCAGGGGGCGCCAAGGAGCCCCGCCCCGCAGCGGGAAGGCCACCTGCGGGAACCTGGCCCGGGGGCGCCCAggctggggcgcggggcgggcgcgggggcgggggcgggggcgggggcctaGGCCTGCCCAGCAGAAGCGCTCCGGGGAGCCTGCGGGGGCGCGGCCGCGGCCTAGGGCCATCTGCTCTCCGGGTGAGGGACGCCCCCTCTCCAAATAGAGCTTCCTTCTGGCATCAACTgacacttttcattttaaattaaattttaaataattttaaaactttttttttgtagggaGGCAAACACATTTTAGTAGAAGACCAGGGAGACTGAAGAACACAGTCCGCCTGTGTTCCGGGGTCACCGAGGCGGGGTAGGCCACGCACGGTCCGGGGCACGGTCTGGGGCACGGCTCGGGCACCCGCCGGCGCCCCCGAGGGGCCTCCCGGGCCGCGGCGCCTCAGCTCCGCCTGGCGCTGCCCCgcgggacggagggagggaggggggggcggaggcgggaggcagagccaggggagGGCGGAGACACGAACCTTCCAGCTAGGGATCTGAGATGACGGGAACATGCCAGGCCCAATGGTGTAATAATGAGCGAAGTCTGGAAGGTGGACAGAGGTGACCCGAGGGAGCAGGCGGGAGGCAGGCGGGCAATGAGGGGAAAGGCTTGCCCCCACGGGCCCCACGGGGGGCTCGCTTGGCAAACTACAGTGAGAAAACCCGTTAGACaactggaaacaaacaaaaaggggggggaaaggaaaataaaattaatacaacaGGATGAGCGTGGAGGCACAAGATGGCATCGACATTCGAGGGGGAGGGAGACCCGGGCAGTGATGGACCCGACAGGCCCGAGGCGGCGGCCCTGCTGCCCGTGgggtgggcggcggcggcggcgacagCGACAGCGACAGCgaccgcggccccgccccgccccgccccgcccgccggggGCACCGGGCACCGACGCGCGCCTGAGCAGCGGACGCGGAGGGGCTGGTGCCCGCGGCGGGGGCGCCCGACTGCCGAGCCCACGAGGCGGCGGGTCGCCGGGCGGGTCGCCGGGCGGGTCGCCGGGAGGGGCACTGGGAGGGGCACCGGGGCACGGCATTGCGCAAACGCAAACGTAAAAACCCGCGAGCGCCGGCTCCCTCTGTTgctccaggtgccccaagtcctCGCCCGGCTCCGGAGCGGACTCCAGAGCGGGGCGAGGCGGCCGGGGACGGGCCTACTCGGGCAGAaaggccccggccccggcccggatGCGGATGCGGATGCGGCGAGATGGCCCCGCGGACGCGACAGGCGACAAGGAGGCGACAGAGGTGCGGGGGACGGGGCTGCGCAGGCCACGCGGCGCGGGACGGGCCTCCACCTCCGACCTTCCCgcgccccctcctctccctcaggAGGGCCGCAAGGTCAGCGCCCAGGAGCCTGGCGCCCCCGGGAGAAGAGCCCTCAGCCTCGCCCCTGTCCCCTGGAGGGGCTGCTCCGGGGCGTGCATTGGGCCGACTTGGAGCTTCAGTCGCGGTGGCAGCGACCGTGGCCGCGGCGGAGGGCAGGGGGCGGCGGTCACCTTCTCTGTGGAGGCCCAGGCGCCCATGGTGGAGCCTGAGCTGACTGAGGTGGGGGAGCTGCACTCGCTCACGGACTGGCAGGTTTCCGAGGCTTCGGAGGAGGCCGAGCTGGACGAGTTCTGCAGCAGGGAGGGACCACATGCCACCAAAAGGACAGGAAATCCAAAGGGAAGATGGGGCGGGGAGGgcacgcacagagagagacagagagagacatatacacagaggagggaaggatgagagaagcagagggttAGGGTTAATTCTTCCCCCCAAGCTGCACCCACACAGACGCTTCCAAGCTCTCAGAAAGAGGCGGGAGACGCCGCACGGCCCACACCTGCCAGACCGTCAGCCCCACAGGAGCCCGCTCTGTGTGCCTTGTGCGTGCCTGGCACCGCGTCAGGTGCTGGAACTCTCCGTGCTCCCCTGGGTGCTCCCCTCATGCCACAAGCCCGGGTCCCAGGGCAGGCCTGCCTCTGCCGTCTCCCAGGTGCCCAGGCATATTTACTGCCTGAGGACTGACCCCCgccacccaccaccacccccagcttgGGCTTCCACTCCAATGTCTCCActcctggcctccctcctggTCACAGGCAGCCTCTGCACTCAGGAAGGGTGGCTTCCAACATCTTTGCAGGACAGGTTTTTAGGTTTCTCTGCCGGGAAAAGGATTTTGAGATTTGGGGCAGTGAAGCCCTAAGTCAGCGCAATGTTTCAAGTGGCCATCTAGGGCGGGAGGAAACATCCAGAGATCTGGGACATTACAGAAAGGAGGTCTCACTTGGGACAACAACTCCTCATACCGATCTTCATTAAACCTCcagtctggggcagcccggggagctcagcggttt
This Canis lupus dingo isolate Sandy chromosome 13, ASM325472v2, whole genome shotgun sequence DNA region includes the following protein-coding sequences:
- the MTSS1 gene encoding protein MTSS 1 isoform X8, which produces MEAVIEKECSALGGLFQTIISDMKGSYPVWEDFINKAGKLQSQLRTTVVAAAAFLDAFQKVADMATNTRGGTREIGSALTRMCMRHRSIEAKLRQFSSALIDCLINPLQEQMEEWKKVANQLDKDHAKEYKKARQEIKKKSSDTLKLQKKAKKVDALGRGDIQPQLDSALQDVNDKYLLLEETEKQAVRKALIEERGRFCTFISMLRPVIEEEISMLGEITHLQTISEDLKSLTMDPHKLPSSSEQVILDLKGSDYSWSYQTPPSSPSTTMSRKSSVCSSLNSVNSSDSRSSGSHSHSPSSHYRYRSSNLAQQAPVRLSSVSSHDSGFISQDAFQSKSPSPMPPEAPNQNSSSSASSEASETCQSVSECSSPTSVSSGSTMGAWASTEKDWAKPGPYDQPLVNTLQRRKEKREPDPNGGGPTAVGGAPAATEEAQRPRSMTVSAATRPGEEMEACEELALALSRGLQLDTQRSSRDSLQCSSGYSTQTTTPCCSEDTIPSQVSDYDYFSVSGDQEADQQEFDKSSTIPRNSDISQSYRRMFQAKRPASTAGLPTTLGPAMVTPGVATIRRTPSTKPSVRRGTIGAGPIPIKTPVIPVKTPTVPDLPGVLPAPPDGPEERGEHSPESPSVGEGPPGVTSMPSSMWSGQASVNPPLPGPKPSIPEEHRQAIPESEAEDQERDPSSATASPGQIPESDAADLSPRDTPQGEDMLNAIRRGVKLKKTTTNDRSAPRFS
- the MTSS1 gene encoding protein MTSS 1 isoform X3, with translation MEAVIEKECSALGGLFQTIISDMKGSYPVWEDFINKAGKLQSQLRTTVVAAAAFLDAFQKVADMATNTRGGTREIGSALTRMCMRHRSIEAKLRQFSSALIDCLINPLQEQMEEWKKVANQLDKDHAKEYKKARQEIKKKSSDTLKLQKKAKKGRGDIQPQLDSALQDVNDKYLLLEETEKQAVRKALIEERGRFCTFISMLRPVIEEEISMLGEITHLQTISEDLKSLTMDPHKLPSSSEQVILDLKGSDYSWSYQTPPSSPSTTMSRKSSVCSSLNSVNSSDSRSSGSHSHSPSSHYRYRSSNLAQQAPVRLSSVSSHDSGFISQDAFQSKSPSPMPPEAPNQNSSSSASSEASETCQSVSECSSPTSVSSGSTMGAWASTEKLSNGFSHCSLPSEPPVGPVGASLSPHCPPASRLLPRVTSVHLPDFAHYYTIGPGMFPSSQIPSWKDWAKPGPYDQPLVNTLQRRKEKREPDPNGGGPTAVGGAPAATEEAQRPRSMTVSAATRPGEEMEACEELALALSRGLQLDTQRSSRDSLQCSSGYSTQTTTPCCSEDTIPSQVSDYDYFSVSGDQEADQQEFDKSSTIPRNSDISQSYRRMFQAKRPASTAGLPTTLGPAMVTPGVATIRRTPSTKPSVRRGTIGAGPIPIKTPVIPVKTPTVPDLPGVLPAPPDGPEERGEHSPESPSVGEGPPGVTSMPSSMWSGQASVNPPLPGPKPSIPEEHRQAIPESEAEDQERDPSSATASPGQIPESDAADLSPRDTPQGEDMLNAIRRGVKLKKTTTNDRSAPRFS